One stretch of Streptomyces sp. A2-16 DNA includes these proteins:
- a CDS encoding sigma-70 family RNA polymerase sigma factor, translating to MTAGTTLTNGTTAEHELAALQREHGRPLFALLLRLSDGDRQRAEDLVQETLVRAWQHPEALRADDFDSVRPWLLTVGRRLAIDARRARQARPAEVGDAILENARVCADHAERAAATLDVREAVKTLTPEHREVLVLVYFQGASVAEAAEILGIPPGTVKSRAYYALRALRRVLPGYAADLR from the coding sequence ATGACGGCCGGAACCACCCTCACGAACGGGACGACCGCCGAGCACGAGCTCGCCGCACTGCAGCGGGAGCACGGCCGGCCCCTCTTCGCGCTCCTGCTCCGGCTCAGCGACGGCGACCGGCAACGCGCCGAGGACCTGGTGCAGGAGACCCTCGTGCGCGCCTGGCAGCACCCCGAGGCGCTGCGCGCCGACGACTTCGACTCCGTACGGCCCTGGCTGCTGACCGTGGGACGGCGGCTCGCGATCGACGCCCGGCGGGCCCGGCAGGCACGTCCCGCCGAGGTCGGCGACGCGATCCTGGAGAACGCGCGGGTGTGCGCCGATCACGCCGAGCGGGCCGCCGCGACCCTCGACGTACGCGAGGCTGTGAAGACACTCACTCCGGAGCACCGTGAAGTCCTGGTGCTGGTGTATTTCCAGGGGGCGAGTGTGGCGGAAGCCGCCGAAATCCTGGGAATTCCACCCGGTACGGTGAAGTCCCGCGCGTACTACGCGTTGCGGGCCCTGCGCCGGGTGCTTCCCGGATACGCGGCCGACCTGCGGTGA
- a CDS encoding MarR family winged helix-turn-helix transcriptional regulator — MSDMDKPLPSDELGHRVSEVFDLVGALYRRGLRKLEQDEADRGMSVGVRSVLVLLHRYGPMTVPQMARIMALTRQFVQRMTNDAMDRGWTQTAPNPAHQRSSLIRITDEGVAVITAVLAREHALNQQVGGGELTGAELQACVRVLKEMLRTFDHVDVD; from the coding sequence ATGAGCGACATGGACAAGCCACTTCCCTCGGACGAACTCGGCCACCGCGTCTCCGAGGTGTTCGACCTGGTGGGCGCGCTCTACCGGCGCGGCCTGCGCAAACTGGAGCAGGACGAGGCGGACCGGGGGATGTCCGTCGGTGTGCGGTCCGTCCTCGTCCTGCTGCACCGGTACGGGCCCATGACGGTTCCTCAGATGGCCCGGATCATGGCGCTGACCCGGCAGTTCGTGCAGCGCATGACCAATGACGCGATGGACCGGGGCTGGACGCAGACCGCACCGAACCCCGCCCACCAGCGGTCCTCGCTGATCCGGATCACGGACGAGGGCGTGGCCGTCATCACCGCGGTCCTCGCGCGCGAGCACGCCCTGAACCAGCAGGTCGGCGGCGGCGAACTGACCGGCGCCGAACTGCAGGCGTGCGTACGCGTGCTGAAGGAGATGCTGCGGACCTTCGACCACGTGGACGTGGACTGA
- a CDS encoding zf-HC2 domain-containing protein: MRSLERHRDVGAYALGVLDEAEAFRFEDHLMECPKCAAHVTEFGPVTRQMMLYRRATPRVVHPMAQPGPQLLNRLLGEVATRHRARRRRLLYAVAASVVLAVGGSTLAMTAAGDTGGSASIEATDARSGVWAQVTTEDEDWGTQVELRVKDESGPRACHLVAVSRDGTEETVTGWNATGHAGEDDAMMGSSTFHADQIDHYEVRTSGGEHLVTLDPG; the protein is encoded by the coding sequence ATGAGGTCCTTGGAGAGGCATCGCGACGTCGGCGCGTACGCGCTCGGCGTGCTGGACGAGGCGGAGGCCTTCCGCTTCGAGGACCACCTCATGGAGTGCCCCAAGTGCGCGGCACACGTGACCGAGTTCGGTCCTGTCACCCGCCAGATGATGCTGTACCGCCGGGCGACACCGCGGGTCGTGCACCCGATGGCCCAGCCCGGTCCCCAGCTTCTCAACCGTCTGCTCGGCGAGGTCGCCACCCGCCACCGGGCACGCCGAAGGCGGCTGTTGTACGCGGTGGCCGCCTCGGTGGTCCTGGCCGTGGGCGGTTCCACGCTCGCGATGACGGCGGCCGGCGACACCGGGGGCAGCGCCAGCATCGAGGCCACCGACGCCCGGTCCGGGGTATGGGCCCAGGTCACCACCGAGGACGAGGACTGGGGCACCCAGGTGGAGCTCCGGGTCAAGGACGAGTCGGGCCCCCGCGCCTGTCACCTCGTCGCGGTCAGCCGCGACGGCACGGAGGAGACCGTCACCGGCTGGAACGCCACCGGGCACGCGGGCGAGGACGACGCCATGATGGGCAGCTCCACCTTCCACGCCGACCAGATCGACCACTACGAGGTCAGGACCTCGGGTGGGGAGCATCTGGTCACGCTGGACCCCGGCTGA
- a CDS encoding Fpg/Nei family DNA glycosylase → MPELPEVEALKDFLTENLVGHEIVRVLPVAIGVLKTYDPPLTALEGREVVAVHRHGKFLDLETDGGPHFVTHLARAGWLHWKDRLPDGPPRPGKGPLALRVALETGAGFDLTEAGTQKRLAVYVVTDPQEVPGVARLGPDPLADDFDAASLAALLKGERRQLKGALRDQSLIAGVGNAYSDEILHAARMSPFKLAASLSPEETEALHRALRTTLTEAVERSRGVAAGRLKSEKKSGLRVHGHTGDPCPVCGDTIREVSFSDSSLQYCPTCQTGGRPLADRRLSRLLK, encoded by the coding sequence ATGCCGGAACTCCCCGAGGTGGAAGCGCTCAAGGACTTCCTCACCGAGAACCTGGTCGGCCACGAGATCGTGCGCGTGCTGCCGGTGGCCATCGGCGTCCTGAAGACGTACGACCCCCCGCTCACCGCTCTGGAGGGCCGCGAGGTGGTCGCCGTGCACCGCCACGGCAAGTTCCTCGACCTGGAGACGGACGGCGGCCCGCACTTCGTCACCCACCTGGCCCGCGCGGGCTGGCTGCACTGGAAGGACCGCCTCCCGGACGGTCCGCCCCGCCCCGGCAAGGGCCCCCTCGCCCTCCGCGTGGCGCTGGAGACCGGCGCGGGCTTCGACCTCACGGAGGCGGGGACGCAGAAGCGTCTCGCGGTGTACGTGGTGACCGACCCCCAGGAGGTCCCCGGCGTCGCCCGCCTGGGCCCCGACCCCCTCGCCGACGACTTCGACGCGGCGAGCCTCGCGGCCCTCCTGAAGGGAGAACGGCGGCAGCTGAAGGGCGCCCTGCGCGACCAGAGCCTCATCGCCGGTGTGGGCAACGCCTACAGCGACGAGATCCTCCACGCGGCGAGAATGTCCCCCTTCAAGCTGGCGGCCTCCCTGAGTCCCGAGGAGACGGAAGCCCTCCACCGGGCCCTGCGCACGACCCTCACCGAAGCGGTGGAACGCTCGAGGGGGGTGGCGGCGGGCCGCCTGAAGTCGGAGAAGAAGTCCGGCCTGCGCGTCCACGGCCACACCGGCGATCCCTGCCCGGTCTGCGGCGACACCATCCGGGAGGTCTCCTTCAGCGACTCCTCCCTCCAGTACTGCCCCACCTGCCAGACGGGCGGCAGACCACTGGCGGACCGGAGGCTGTCCCGGTTGCTCAAGTGA
- a CDS encoding CapA family protein: MIARRRQIALALTALLAGGAACQAHDHETPGHPAPSAAAPRGFTLVASGDVLPHSSIIDRARFDAGGNGYDFRPMLAGIRSVVSRADLALCHMETVYGANGNYTGYPTFKSPPEVAQALAVTGYDGCSTASNHSLDDGADGIRRTLDALDRAGVRHAGSARTEQEARTVTVLRAGPAKVAHLAYTYDTNGFPLPQGQPWAVNPMDENKILTDARAARKAGADVVVVSLHWGTEWQDAPDEQQLALARDLTAARTGSRPDVDLILGTHAHVPQAYEKVNGTWVVYGMGDQIAGEMFNHEGAQDPRGNQSTLGRFTFVPPARPGGRWQVAKAEFVPQMFDVDAGRVVNLNRAIAQGADLNGVRDRIRQVVLSRGADKAGLTMGQ; this comes from the coding sequence ATGATTGCACGCAGACGGCAGATTGCCCTGGCCCTCACGGCGCTTCTCGCCGGCGGGGCCGCCTGCCAGGCGCACGACCACGAGACACCCGGGCATCCGGCCCCGTCCGCCGCCGCACCACGCGGATTCACGCTCGTCGCCTCCGGTGACGTCCTGCCGCACAGCTCGATCATCGACCGGGCCCGCTTCGACGCGGGCGGGAACGGCTACGACTTCCGCCCGATGCTGGCCGGAATCCGATCCGTCGTCTCCCGTGCCGATCTGGCGCTGTGTCACATGGAGACCGTCTACGGGGCGAACGGGAACTACACCGGCTACCCGACGTTCAAGTCCCCGCCCGAGGTGGCCCAGGCCCTCGCCGTCACCGGCTACGACGGCTGCTCCACCGCCTCCAACCACAGCCTCGACGACGGAGCCGACGGCATCCGCCGCACCCTCGACGCCCTCGACCGCGCGGGGGTCCGGCACGCCGGCTCGGCCCGCACCGAGCAGGAGGCCCGCACGGTCACCGTGCTGCGCGCGGGCCCGGCGAAGGTCGCCCACCTCGCCTACACCTACGACACCAACGGCTTCCCGCTGCCTCAGGGGCAGCCCTGGGCGGTGAACCCGATGGACGAGAACAAGATCCTCACGGACGCGCGGGCCGCCCGGAAGGCGGGCGCCGACGTGGTCGTCGTATCGCTGCACTGGGGCACCGAATGGCAGGACGCGCCCGACGAGCAGCAGCTGGCCCTGGCCCGCGACCTCACCGCGGCCCGCACCGGCAGCCGTCCCGACGTCGATCTGATCCTCGGCACCCACGCCCATGTCCCGCAGGCGTACGAGAAGGTCAACGGCACCTGGGTGGTCTACGGCATGGGCGACCAGATCGCCGGCGAGATGTTCAACCACGAGGGCGCCCAGGACCCGCGCGGCAACCAGTCCACCCTCGGCCGCTTCACGTTCGTCCCGCCCGCCCGGCCCGGTGGACGCTGGCAGGTCGCCAAGGCGGAGTTCGTTCCGCAGATGTTCGACGTGGACGCGGGCCGGGTGGTGAACCTCAACCGGGCGATCGCGCAGGGCGCCGATCTGAACGGCGTGCGCGACCGCATCCGGCAGGTCGTGCTGAGCCGGGGCGCGGACAAGGCCGGGCTCACCATGGGGCAGTAG